The DNA region AGTCGTTGATCCCCCTCATCAGCACGGTCTGATTACCCAGCGGGATGCCGGCGTCCGCCAGCATGTTGCACGCGCGCGACGAATCGGGGGTGATCTCAGACGGGTGGTTGAAGTGCACGTTCAGCCACATCGGGTGGTACTTCTTGAGCATACTGCATAGCTCGGGCGTGATCCTCTGCGGGAGCACAACCGGCGCGCGCGAACCCAACCTCACTATTTCGACGTGGGGTATCTCGCGGATCTGCCTGATGACGTACTCGAGCCGGTCGTCGGGCAGAAGGAGTGGATCGCCGCCCGATAGCAGCACGTCGCGTACCTGAGGAGTCCTCCGGACGTACTCGATGCCGGCCTCGATCCTTTCAAGCGGCGCGGCCTCGTCCTGCACACCGACAAGCCTCCGTCTCGTGCACTGCCTGCAGTACATCGAGCACTGGTCGGTCACCAGGAGAAGCACCCTGTCAGGATAACGGTGCGTCAGGCCGGGTACAGGTGAGTCCAGGTCCTCGTGCAGCGGGTCCGCCATGTCCGCCGGGGAGTGGGCGAGTTCGTGAATCGTCGGCACGCCCTGCCGCCTGATCGGGCACTGCGGGTTGGCCGGGTCCATCAGCGACACCCAGTACGGGGTGATCGCCATGCGCAGCGTCTTCAGGATCCGCCTTATCGCCTCTTCCTCTTCAGGCTCGAGTGGTATCGCCTGTTTGAGTTCCTCCAGCGTCGTGACCCTGTTGCGCACCTGCCAGCGCCAGTCGTTCCACTCCTCAGGAGTGACGTCGCGCCACAGCGGTATGTCCTTGTATGACCTCATAATGGTTACCTCCACGTTGATGCCGGGCAATCTGCGGGCAGGCCGCCGGATAGGCTACCGGGAAGACTCAGGCTCCGGCGGCCTCGGGCCCGAGCGGCAGGGACGAAATGCCGTGTTTCTTCATGATCCCCCTGACGACGCTATCCAGAGCGCTGGACTGGTTCGCGGAAAGCGACGCCGGCGGCGGAGCGGCCAGCACCTTCGCCACCGCTTCACCAGCCTTTGTAATCATGTCGGTCGCGCCGCGCGCCAGCCAGTTCTTCCTATCCCTCCGGTCGACAACAGGTCCCGGGACGTATTGCTCCTGCTTGAAGAACTTCAGCGTATGCGGGTTCGACAGGTAATCGGCGCCGGGCCCGGACGACTTGATGAGGTCGAGCGCGAGCGCATCGTCCGAGGTGTCGACGCCTTTGAGCAGTCTGTAAACCATCCCGCATATCTCGTTGTCCACAACGAGTTTCGTCAGGCTCTGGCAGGTCAGGAAGTCGTACATGCCCGGACCGGATATCACGTTGATGCCGCCGAGGGCGCCCAGCACGGAGCCGAGGGATGACTCGACTCCCGCCTGCATGTCGAGGAGCTTCGAATCGGTCGTGGCCGTGTACGTGTGAGTGGGTAGACCGTAGAACTTGCCCATCTGCGCGTAGCACACGTCCACCATCATGGTCTCGACCGATCCCATCGGAGTGGTTCCGAACCGCATCTCGAAGAACGATGGCGCGCCGCCGTAGATCACCGGCGTCCCCTTACGAACGACCTGCGCCAGTACTACACCGCTCAGGGTCTCCGCCGTGTGCTGTAGCACCGACCCCGCGATGGTCGCGGGGGCGTTGGCGCCGCTCAGCGGCATGGATATGAACTCCACCGGGAGGCTGTAGCGCGCGCAGTCCATTATGTTGTGCGTGCTGATATCCGTCCACATCAGGGGCGGCGACGGGCAGACGTCAAACACCGCGACGGGCTTTTCGGCCAGGACCCGGTCCCCGCCCACCACAGCCGCCAGCATGTTCTTCATGTCGGTAAGCCCTTCAATACTGAATGCACCGGTGATGACCGGCTTGTTGGAGTACTTCAGGACGATGTACAGCCTGTAAAGGTCGCCGACCGCGCGCGGGACGTCGGAGACGACCACCGCGGTGGACTGAAGGTGAATGTGCGGCAACCTGTCGACCAGCCTGACGATATCCCTGAGGTCGGCGGAGACCGCTTCCTTCGCATCGCGGCCGTCGCCAGCGCCGGATTTCAAAGCGGTGGAACCGGGGGCGTAGTGGAACTCGTTCCCCTCGAGCTTCACGGCGGGCTTACCGTCCGTGGTGTACAGCGTGACGCCCGGAGGGCAGCCCGCGATGGCGTCGAGCACCATCTTCTTCGGGAACCTCGCCCTGCCGGCCTTGAAGTCGACGACAGCCCCCGCGCCGGCGAGGATCTTCAGCGCCTCGTCGCTCCTGAACATCACGCCGGTGTTCTCGAGGATGTCGAGGGCACTCTCGTGTATCCTGCGGATGTCGCTGTCGCTGAGAATTCTGAGTTTCGGTTGAGCGTCAAATCCCATCCTGGCCACTTCAGCGCACCCCCAGCATCTGCCGTGCCTTTTCGACTGCCTCCTGAGCGTTGGCCGCGTATGCGTCCGCGCCTATTTCCGAAGCCCAGCGCTGCGAGACCGGCGCGCCGCCGACCATGACCTTCACGCCGTTCCTGAGGCCTTCCTTCACCAGGCACTCGATCACCGTGCGTTGCTCACCCATCGTGGTCGTGAGCAGCGCACTCAGGCCCAGGACGTCGGGATTGTGATGCTTCACGGCCTCGACGAACGCTTCCCTGGTCACGTCCCTGCCGAGGTCGATCACCTCGAAGCCGGCGGTCTTCATCATGATCCCCACGATGTTCTTTCCGAGGTCGTGGAGGTCGCCGCGCACGGTGCCCAGCATGCAGCGCCCGACCGGCGCCTTGGCTTCGCCTCCGGCCGCCTCGAGCGCGTCAGCACACGCCTGGAATACTCGAGCGCTCAGCAGCACTTCGGGCAGGAAAACCTCCCCGTCCTCCCACATCCTCCCGAGTCGGTTCATGGCCTCCGAAAGCCCGTACTCCAGGATGGCCGCCTTGTCCATGCCCGCGGTCAGCGCCTCGCGCACACGGGCACCGGCGCTGTCTTCATCCCCCTGAATTACGGATTGAATCAATCCTTCAAGAATAGCAGTTGAATCCATCGACGCACCCCTTCCAGCGAAATGTCGGTGACAGGGACGAGACGACACCTGTGTACCAGGCTGGGGAAGCAAGAACCGTGCCACTGCGGGGCCCGGTGGTGCGGGGCCGGCCGGTGCCAGCCCCGGCCCCGACTGCTGGAGATAAACGGGCAGGTGCTGAGGGTGAATGAGACGTTACCTGAGAGTCGGCTGGCGGTCTATCTTGCGCCGCTGCCCGCGGCCGGGCGCGAGATGCCCAGCGACTTGATCTTTCGCTGGAGCGTTTGCCTGGGGATTCCGAGGACCCTCGCGGCCCGCGACACATTGCCGCCCGCGTTCTCGACGGCGGACCTGATCATCTGCTCCTCGGCGTCGCGGAGCGCTTTCCTGACGGGCAGGTTACGGTCGACGCTGAGGGTGAGGGATGACTCGGCCGGTCTCGGCGCCGACTGCTGGAGGTACACGGGCAGGTGCTGGGGGTATATCAAGCCCTCTTCAATGGCCACGGCCGCCCCCTCGATCGCGTGTTCCATCTCGCGCACGTTGCCGGGCCAGTCGTATTCCATGAACACCTCCATCGCCTCGGGAGACACGCCGATCACCTTGCTCCCGAGCTTGTCGTTACACTTGGCGATGAAGTGGTGGACCAGGAGGGGTATGTCGTCCCGCCTGTCGCGCAGCGGCGGGATCTCAACGTACACCACGTTGAGCCGGTAGTACAGGTCGGCCCTCAGCCTCCTCTCGGCGAGCGCCTCTTCCGGCTTGATGTTGGTGGACGATATCACGCGCACCTCCACGGGGCGTACTCTAGTGTCTCCGACCCTCCGGACCCTGCCGTCCTGAAGCACCCTGAGCAGTTTGGCCTGCAGGTCGAGCGCGAGTGAGTTCACTTCGTCGAGGTAGAGCGTGCCGCCGTCGGCGAGTTCGAACAGGCCCGGCCTGTCCTCGGCCCCGGTGAACGCCCCCTTGATGGTCCCGAACAACAGCCCTTCCACCAGGCTCTCCGGAAGCGCGGCGCAGTTCTGCGCTATGAAAGGCGCTACAGCACGGTGGCTGGCGTTGTGGATGGCCTGCACTAGGAGCTCCTTTCCCGTGCCGGTCTCGCCGTACACGAGGACAGTGGAGCTGCTCCTCGCAGCCTTCATGGCCAGCGACTTTATCCTGACGATCTCCGCGTTGCGGCCGATTATGTCGTCGAATGTATACAGGGCGGACTGCCCGCCCGCGGGCCGGCCGGCCTTCGACCTGCGCTGCGACAACTGCAGTTGCAGGTCTATTACCTTTTCCGAAAGCTCCTTTACTCTGGTGATGTTCTTGGATACCTCGACCGCCCCCTCGACGCCCGCGTTCGTTGTCAGTGGCAGCGTCGAGCTCACCGTCGTAATGACACCGCCCTTCTTCGTGACGTACGTCTGCTGCTGGTTTAAAAGAGGTTTGCCCGTGCGCAGGACCCGTAGCAGGGTGCTGGTTTCCTCGCTGAGGGACGGGTATACCTCGAGGATGTGCCTCCCGATGACCTCTCTGGGGTCGAGGAAGTCCAGGGCCGCCGCGGCGTCGTTGTAGAATACCGTGACACCATTGCTGTTCACGACGTGGATGGCCTCGTCGACCGTATTCAACATCGTATAGAACAGGGTCTTGCCCAGGGCGTCGAACCCTTCCTCCAAGGCGGCACCTCCTCCTGAGCATCCTTACGGGCAACGAGCACGTACTTCAATCTCATTACGCCCGGTTCCTTCAAGTTGGGCGACCCTTGTCTCACCAGTGGGCACTCCCGCCCGCGACCGGGCACAACCCAGCCGGCCTGACCGCCCCGCGGGACGGCACGGCCGACCGTCAGCGCGGACCGTCCCGCGTATTATGGTGCCTTGCTGGGGTTCATCCAGGGACACAGCCGCGGGCCGCCCGCGCAGAACAAGCCCTCGCCGGTCGCTCGCGGGCACAGAACTTGCTCGTCCTCGATCAGTGCCATGAGCGCGGGAACTGAGGTTACCGTACGCTACGCAAAGCAATCCGATGTCGACCGCATAGTCCCGCTCCTCGCAGAGCTGGCGGGGATGTACGGGGTTGCCCCGGCCATCCCGCTGCTCAAAGCGAGCGTGAGCCGCGCCATAGGCTGGCCCGAGCGCGTCAGGTTCGTCGTCGCCGAGGACGGTGGCGCGCTCTTGGGGATTGCGTCACTCCACCTCGGCCATTTCTCCACTTTCTCCAATACCGAATACGCGCACGTCGAAGACGTATACGTCCTCCCGGAGTACCGCGGGCGCAAGGTGGCCTGGCGAATGCTCGAGTTCATGAGGGGCGCCGCAAAGGAGATAGGTTGCTCGAGGCTCGAGCTGCACGCTCTGGAGACCAACGCCGCGGCGCGCAACCTTTACGAAAGGTTCGGCTTCAAATCCATCGAATCAATCGTCTACACGTTGAAGCTGTAGTGGGCTCTCGTAGCCGGCCAGGACCGGGCGCCGGGTAGTGGCACAGCGCTTGCATCGGACCCTCCCCGCCGGACAAAGGCGTGAAAGGAGGTTTACCCGTTGTCAGACGAAAAACGGATTAAGCCCATCAGCCCCAAGCTCAGGCTCGAGATCCTGAGCAAGGAGGACATCCAGAGGATCCACGAGGCCTCGCTCGATATCATGAACGATGTCGGCGTGCGGTTCCCTTCCAGGAAGGCGCTCGACATCCTCCAGGCGGCCGGGGCCAAAGTGGACTACAGCACCATGGTGGCCAAACTGCCGCCCGACCTCGTGATGAAGGCGGTCAAGGCAGCTCCTTCGGTGTACACCCTCGCCGGGCGGAACCCCGAAGACGATCTTCTCCTCGACGGGCGGCACTGCTACCTTTCGACCGACGGGTGCGGGATTGAGACCTACGATCTCTGGTCGGGACAGAAGAGGCTGTCGACCAAGAAGGACATAGAGGAATCGGCCATCCTGGCCGACTATCTCGATTCGATCGCGTTCTACTGGGGACCGATGGTTTCCGCCCAGGACGTGCCGGCGGAAGTCCGCCCGC from Bacillota bacterium includes:
- a CDS encoding GNAT family N-acetyltransferase, whose product is MSAGTEVTVRYAKQSDVDRIVPLLAELAGMYGVAPAIPLLKASVSRAIGWPERVRFVVAEDGGALLGIASLHLGHFSTFSNTEYAHVEDVYVLPEYRGRKVAWRMLEFMRGAAKEIGCSRLELHALETNAAARNLYERFGFKSIESIVYTLKL
- a CDS encoding sigma 54-interacting transcriptional regulator produces the protein MLNTVDEAIHVVNSNGVTVFYNDAAAALDFLDPREVIGRHILEVYPSLSEETSTLLRVLRTGKPLLNQQQTYVTKKGGVITTVSSTLPLTTNAGVEGAVEVSKNITRVKELSEKVIDLQLQLSQRRSKAGRPAGGQSALYTFDDIIGRNAEIVRIKSLAMKAARSSSTVLVYGETGTGKELLVQAIHNASHRAVAPFIAQNCAALPESLVEGLLFGTIKGAFTGAEDRPGLFELADGGTLYLDEVNSLALDLQAKLLRVLQDGRVRRVGDTRVRPVEVRVISSTNIKPEEALAERRLRADLYYRLNVVYVEIPPLRDRRDDIPLLVHHFIAKCNDKLGSKVIGVSPEAMEVFMEYDWPGNVREMEHAIEGAAVAIEEGLIYPQHLPVYLQQSAPRPAESSLTLSVDRNLPVRKALRDAEEQMIRSAVENAGGNVSRAARVLGIPRQTLQRKIKSLGISRPAAGSGAR
- the ablA gene encoding lysine 2,3-aminomutase, translating into MRSYKDIPLWRDVTPEEWNDWRWQVRNRVTTLEELKQAIPLEPEEEEAIRRILKTLRMAITPYWVSLMDPANPQCPIRRQGVPTIHELAHSPADMADPLHEDLDSPVPGLTHRYPDRVLLLVTDQCSMYCRQCTRRRLVGVQDEAAPLERIEAGIEYVRRTPQVRDVLLSGGDPLLLPDDRLEYVIRQIREIPHVEIVRLGSRAPVVLPQRITPELCSMLKKYHPMWLNVHFNHPSEITPDSSRACNMLADAGIPLGNQTVLMRGINDCPTVMKKLVHELVKIRVRPYYMYQCDLSWGLEHFRTKVAKGIQIVEMLRGHTSGFAVPVFALDGPGGGGKIPIMPQYLISMSDNKVILRNYEGVICAYTEPEDAQSNCPEGCDYCEGKADEYSIGLAKLFNDQASSLEPKDTERLKRRKA
- a CDS encoding corrinoid protein gives rise to the protein MDSTAILEGLIQSVIQGDEDSAGARVREALTAGMDKAAILEYGLSEAMNRLGRMWEDGEVFLPEVLLSARVFQACADALEAAGGEAKAPVGRCMLGTVRGDLHDLGKNIVGIMMKTAGFEVIDLGRDVTREAFVEAVKHHNPDVLGLSALLTTTMGEQRTVIECLVKEGLRNGVKVMVGGAPVSQRWASEIGADAYAANAQEAVEKARQMLGVR